One Aspergillus oryzae RIB40 DNA, chromosome 2 genomic window carries:
- a CDS encoding Zn(II)2Cys6 transcription factor (predicted protein) — protein sequence MDNPNAVPRKLTTDGITTGPGTKRRRIRPSRARGLRTRTGCLTCRERRVKCDDGKPTCVRCSKSDRICRYAQVADERHATGAGAGADYESPKVQSDSREARSQEALPSVGSAAYYRQVTYSGPTEHPDGSIETPQNDRLNEAGDQRLSSLDPCFSASPLSLSQISLLNISPFEWYDLLARDAISNIHRLNDASTGDSRWKFPEIALSRRQSPAPECPETHVEQSNRHSEQQQQQIEPPLLNYQQVFEPWNTTSRIELSETDVKFFRYYIEVVGPILDLFDPARHFSNVVPHLALRNTGLLKSILAVGAKHMSLGHMHMPGEDVPGDHATPNVNSPTSLAAATGLPSEPDPAPAHMATQFYYETLQYLSQTLLYPSYADSHEILATATMISTYEMFDADSATTSGDWEKHLRGSFWIQRSQDNDGESVDGLRQAVWWAWLRQDIWAAFRAGRPTLTFWRARKGLEELDSDELATRIVYICGKCVAYAASNETSNHDPRHSIEQGDRLLYALDDWYRALPASYQPVTVATDTASNTTVFPPIWIHPPSHAGAMQMYNFARATVLLNQPTMGGLNAYCLRDKQLSECVKMVCGIAKACQDHESAMAFVNVQALFGGGLLLNSKRCGRNEL from the exons ATGGACAATCCTAACGCCGTGCCGCGAAAGTTAACAACCGACGGCATTACCACGGGCCCCGGGACCAAGCGTCGCCGCATTAGGCCGTCGCGAGCCCGTGGCTTGAGAACCAGGACAGGATG TCTCACTTGCAGGGAGAGACGCGTGAAATGCGACGATGGTAAACCCACATGCGTTCGGTGCTCCAAGTCAGATCGAATCTGCCGCTATGCCCAGGTCGCTGATGAGCGACATGCAACGGGAGCCGGAGCCGGAGCCGACTATGAGTCCCCAAAGGTGCAATCGGATTCAAGGGAAGCTAGGTCTCAGGAGGCACTGCCGAGTGTTGGTTCGGCGGCGTACTATCGTCAGGTGACCTACTCAGGTCCTACTGAACACCCTGACGGCTCGATTGAGACGCCACAGAATGACCGTCTGAACGAGGCCGGTGACCAGAGACTGTCCAGCCTTGATCCCTGCTTCTCGGCTTCTCCACTTTCCCTTAGCCAGATCTCCCTACTCAACATCTCTCCTTTTGAGTGGTACGACCTGCTAGCACGAGATGCTATCAGCAACATTCATCGGCTGAACGATGCATCAACGGGCGATTCACGATGGAAATTCCCCGAGATTGCCCTCTCTCGTCGACAGTCACCAGCTCCTGAATGCCCTGAGACCCACGTTGAGCAATCCAATAGGCACtctgagcagcagcagcagcagatcgAACCTCCTTTACTGAACTATCAACAGGTATTTGAACCTTGGAACACAACAAGTAGGATAGAATTGTCGGAAACCGACGTCAAGTTCTTTCGATACTACATCGAAGTTGTTGGGCCAATCCTAGACTTGTTTGATCCCGCTCGGCATTTCAGCAATGTCGTGCCCCATCTTGCACTACGAAACACAGGACTCTTGAAGTCAATACTCGCAGTTGGAGCTAAACACATGTCGCTCGGTCACATGCATATGCCTGGTGAAGATGTGCCAGGCGACCATGCGACTCCAAATGTGAATTCTCCAACCTCGCTGGCAGCAGCGACTGGCCTGCCATCAGAACCAGACCCTGCTCCAGCCCACATGGCTACACAGTTTTATTATGAAACGCTCCAATACCTCTCGCAGACACTACTATATCCCTCCTATGCAGACTCGCACGAGATACTGGCGACAGCCACCATGATCAGCACGTACGAGATGTTCGACGCCGACAGCGCCACAACCAGCGGTGACTGGGAGAAACACCTGCGAGGCTCCTTCTGGATACAACGGTCTCAAGACAACGATGGCGAATCTGTAGATGGTTTGAGGCAAGCTGTGTGGTGGGCATGGCTCAGGCAGGATATTTGGGCAGCATTCCGGGCAGGGCGACCAACCCTCACTTTCTGGCGAGCTCGCAAGGGgctcgaggagcttgacTCGGATGAACTCGCGACAAGGATAGTCTACATTTGCGGCAAGTGCGTCGCATACGCCGCTTCTAATGAGACGTCAAATCATGATCCAAGACACAGTATTGAGCAGGGAGACCGACTTCTCTACGCACTCGACGATTGGTACCGTGCCCTCCCTGCTTCATACCAGCCTGTCACCGTCGCCACGGATACTGCCTCAAATACTACTGTGTTCCCGCCTATATGGATTCACCCGCCCAGTCATGCAGGCGCTATGCAGATGTACAATTTCGCCAGAGCCACTGTGTTGCTGAACCAACCCACGATGGGGGGGTTAAACGCTTATTGTCTCCGTGATAAGCAGCTTAGCGAATGTGTCAAGATGGTCTGCGGCATCGCCAAAGCCTGTCAGGACCATGAATCCGCAATGGCCTTTGTTAATGTACAGGCTTTGTTTGGAG GGGGCTTGTTGCTGAACTCAAAAAGGTGTGGCAGGAATGAGCTGTAG
- a CDS encoding transketolase family protein (transketolase) — MAPTLELLEEPAGNLPVKAVSAIRNGNSADDLKLESPEKHQRVMNVFRAFIADICQQYGEGHAGSPMGMAAIGIALWKYVMKYSPNNCNYFNRDRFVLSNGHACLWQYLFLHLVGVKSMTLEQLKSYHSTKLDSVCPGHPEIENEGIEVTTGPLGQGLANAVGLAMATKNLAATYNKPGHEVVNNMTWCMVGDACIQEGVGLEALSLAGHWRLNNLCVIFDNNSVTCDGTADVANTEDINTKMRATGYNVVDVYNGDSDVAAIVNALVAARSSDKPTFINIRTTIGFGSALAGTADVHGAALGVDEVANVKRSFGLNPDEHFHIPQDVYDFFSDIPGRGEAHEASWQAALVKYHEEDPVLAAEFELRVMGKLPEDWSKCIPRKEEQPTASTASRKSAGVITNALGQNINSFLVGTADLTPSVNVAYKNKVDFQSPELRTACGLNGNYSGRYIHYGIREHAMCAISNGLAAFNKGTFIPMTSTYFVFHLYAAAAVRMAALQGLQQIHIATHDSIGVGENGPTHQPVAVAALYRAMPNVLYIRPCDAEEVAGAYIAAIQATETPTIISLSRQGLTQYPQYSSREGTLKGAYVFVEDNDFDVTLIGVGSEMGFAMQTRELLFKEHGIKSRVVSFPCIRLFEQQSREYKHSVLKPRAGKPTVVIEAYPSYGWERYADASVSMNSFGKSLPSKEIYEHYGFSPESIAPKVKDLVEEVRRDGIEILRGDFRDFNGGLRIGLEH, encoded by the exons ATGGCACCTACGCTGGAGCTCCTCGAGGAGCCTGCCGGGAATCTGCCGGTCAAGGCAGTCTCAGCCATCCGCAATGGGAATTCTGCCGATGACCTCAAACTAGAAAGCCCAGAGAAGCATCAACGGGTGATGAATGTTTTCAGAGCCTTCATTGCTGATATCTGCCAGCAATATGGCGAAGGCCACGCTGG ATCTCCCATGGGCATGGCTGCCATTGGTATTGCCCTATGGAAGTATGTCATGAAGTACTCTCCAAACAACTGCAACTACTTCAACCGGGACCGCTTTGTTCTTTCGAACG GCCATGCCTGCTTGTGGCAGTACCTTTTCCTGCACCTTGTTGGCGTCAAGAGCATGACACTCGAGCAGTTGAAGTCTTACCACTCAACGAAGCTCGACTCGGTCTGTCCTGGCCACCCCGAAATTGAGAATGAGGGCATAGAGGTCACAACTGGGCCCCTCGGTCAGGGTCTCGCCAATGCAGTTGGCCTTGCCATGGCCACTAAAAACCTTGCCGCGACATACAACAAGCCTGGCCACGAGGTGGTAAATAATATGACGTGGTGCATGGTCGGTGACGCTTGTATTCAGGAAGGTGTTGGTCTCGAGGCACTCTCCCTCGCTGGTCACTGGAGGCTAAACAATCTCTGTGTTATATTTGACAACAACTCGGTTACGTGTGACGGAACCGCGGACGTTGCCAACACCGAGGATATCAACACCAAGATGCGGGCTACTGGTTACAACGTGGTAGATGTGTATAATGGAGACTCGGACGTTGCTG CCATCGTAAACGCCCTTGTTGCCGCTCGATCGAGCGACAAGCCAACCTTTATCAACATTCGCACCACGATTGGCTTCGGATCTGCTCTGGCCGGCACGGCCGACGTACACGGAGCTGCCCTCGGAGTCGATGAAGTGGCCAACGTCAAGAGGTCGTTCGGTCTCAACCCCGACGAGCACTTCCACATCCCCCAGGACGTCTACGATTTCTTCAGTGACATCCCTGGCCGTGGCGAAGCCCACGAGGCGAGCTGGCAAGCGGCCCTGGTGAAGTATCATGAGGAAGACCCCGTACTGGCCGCTGAATTCGAGCTCCGTGTCATGGGGAAATTGCCTGAGGATTGGTCCAAATGTATTCCTCGCAAAGAAGAGCAGCCTACTGCATCCACAGCCTCACGAAAGTCCGCCGGCGTCATTACCAACGCCCTTGGACAGAATATCAATTCATTCTTAGTCGGTACAGCGGATCTGACTCCCTCGGTCAATGTCGCATACAAAAACAAGGTTGACTTCCAATCT CCTGAACTCCGAACAGCCTGCGGCCTGAATGGAAACTACAGCGGTCGATACATCCACTACGGTATCCGCGAGCACGCCATGTGCGCCATCTCCAACGGACTAGCTGCCTTCAACAAAGGCACCTTCATCCCCATGACAAGCACATACTTTGTCTTCCACTTAtacgccgccgccgctgTGCGCATGGCGGCGCTCCAAGGCCTCCAACAAATCCACATCGCCACTCACGACAGCATCGGTGTTGGCGAGAATGGCCCTACGCACCAACCCGTCGCCGTTGCTGCCCTTTACCGCGCCATGCCCAATGTTCTTTACATCCGTCCATGCGACGCCGAAGAAGTAGCTGGCGCCTACATCGCCGCCATCCAGGCCACTGAGACGCCTACTATTATCTCCCTCTCCCGTCAAGGCCTGACCCAGTACCCGCAATACTCCTCGCGCGAGGGCACACTTAAGGGCGCCTACGTCTTCGTCGAGGACAACGATTTCGATGTGACTTTAATCGGAGTCGGGTCCGAGATGGGCTTCGCAATGCAGACTCGGGAGTTGCTTTTCAAGGAACACGGTATCAAATCACGGGTTGTTTCCTTCCCTTGCATTAGGCTTTTCGAGCAGCAGTCGCGCGAATACAAGCATTCGGTTTTGAAGCCGCGTGCTGGAAAGCCCACTGTTGTTATCGAGGCGTATCCGTCTTACGGATGGGAACGCTATGCTGATGCGTCGGTGTCGATGAATAGCTTTGGGAAGAGTCTTCCTTCAAAGGAGATATATGAGCACTACGGATTTTCACCGGAGAGCATCGCGCCTAAAGTTAAGGATCTAGTGGAGGAAGTCAGGCGCGATGGTATTGAGATCCTGAGGGGCGACTTTAGGGATTTCAATGGTGGTCTGCGGATTGGTCTTGAGCATTAG
- a CDS encoding uncharacterized protein (dehydrogenases with different specificities (related to short-chain alcohol dehydrogenases)), producing MFLRSSPFSVRLRESSDSDSGKPPSPSVESFAKHSNHIEGATRAVTELSVSEMLDTTTSSGNSSSAVAPAQTTSDTSPTFLNTQPGPDHDWRITLKDKVIAITGANRGIGLALAEVCLANEAAAVFSLDVFEPGEEFAALQKANPKRLSYVHCDVTSEESVNTAIDAVIIARGAIHGFIANAGMTKHQPAFDFTRAQLDQLFNLNVFGAYFCATAVARRFIELGIKGSIVFTASMTSYRPNRAAPSAPYGATKGAVRNMTHTLAMEWAKHGIRVNSISPGFIKTAMTYFVDQAPDWDLKMQYYGGMPRLADPKELGGAYVYLLSDGASYTTGIDIPIAGIVGAW from the exons ATGTTCCTCCGGTCTTCTCCATTCTCGGTCCGGTTGCGAGAGAGTTCCGACAGCGACAGTGGAAagccaccatcaccatcggTGGAGTCCTTTGCCAAACACTCGAACCATATCGAGGGCGCAACCCGTGCTGTCACCGAGCTTTCTGTGTCTG AAATGCTcgacaccaccaccagcagcggAAACAGCAGCAGTGCTGTAGCACCAGCCCAAACGACCTCCGATACGTCACCCACCTTCCTTAACACCCAGCCAGGCCCAGATCACGACTGGAGAATCACCTTGAAGGACAAGGTTATCGCCATCACCGGTGCCAACAGGGGCATCGGCCTAGCCCTTGCAGAGGTCTGTTTAGCCAATGAAGCTGCAGCCGTCTTTAGCCTGGACGTATTCGAACCTGGCGAGGAGTTTGCCGCCCTGCAGAAGGCCAACCCCAAGCGCTTATCATACGTCCACTGCGACGTCACCTCCGAGGAAAGCGTCAACACAGCGATCGATGCTGTCATCATCGCACGGGGTGCCATCCATGGCTTCATCGCAAACGCCGGCATGACAAAGCACCAGCCGGCATTCGACTTCACCCGCGCCCAGCTGGACCAACTATTCAATCTCAACGTCTTTGGTGCCTACTTCTGCGCTACTGCCGTTGCTCGCCGGTTTATTGAGCTGGGAATCAAGGGATCCATCGTCTTCACTgcttccatgacatcctATCGCCCCAATCGGGCGGCGCCCTCGGCTCCCTATGGAGCTACCAAGGGTGCCGTGCGGAATATGACGCATACGCTGGCCATGGAGTGGGCCAAGCATGGTATTCGCGTCAACTCAATCTCGCCTGGTTTTATAAAGACTGCTATGACCTACTTTGTGGATCAGGCCCCGGACTGGGACCTCAAGATGCAATACTATGGCGGCATGCCGAGGTTAGCAGACCCCAAGGAGCTGGGTGGGGCGTATGTGTACTTGCTTTCTGATGGTGCTTCATACACGACTGGTATTGATATTCCAATTGCTGGTATTGTGGGAGCGTGGTAA
- a CDS encoding EthD domain-containing protein (predicted protein), with protein MSETNQRLIVITINGYRKPGLTEEELHHHLCEVHAPKASPFLEKYGILEYNVIDNFSAARPHAEYLQMSKKLSDHDYIVQFVMKDVEDFKKVWEDPEFRKNVMPDHETFADTTRSGVCIGYLNSFLNGKDSQGRLKN; from the exons ATGTCGGAGACTAATCAGCGTTTGATCGTCATCACTATCAATGGCTATCGCAAGCCTGGGTTGACGGAGGAAGAGCTCCATCATCACCTCTGTGAAGTACATGCGCCGAAGGCTTCGCCTTTTTTGGAGAAATATGGTATTTTGGAATATAATGTG ATCGATAACTTCAGCGCCGCCCGTCCACATGCCGAATACCTGCAgatgtcgaagaagctctcCGACCATGACTATATCGTTCAGTTTGTAATGAAGGACGTCGAGGATTTCAAGAAGGTCTGGGAGGATCCGGAGTTCAGGAAGAATGTCATGCCTGACCATGAAACTTTTGCGGATACGACTCGCTCGGG GGTTTGCATTGGATACTTGAACAGCTTTTTGAACGGGAAAGACTCACAAGGCAGGCTGAAGAACTGA